The genomic stretch AGATGGCAGGAGGGATGCCATGAGGGGTGCCGCGGCCAGTCAGAGAGCAGGGCAGGAGGGGTTCACACAGGGCCTTTGATGCCAGGCTGAGGGGCCAAGACttgctgggggaggagaggggatggcAGGAACCCTCAAGGGTTTCAAGGTGAAGTGTCTGGGTCTGTATGCAATGGGTGAGACAGGCTGGAGGCTCGGAGGCCAGGTCTAAACAAGGGTGACAGGAAGCTGGGGTTCTGAGCCGGGGGGAGCTTTATGCTCCTATAAACACTGAGGAGTGAGAACAAGGAGTAGGGCCCAAATCAGGTCTATCTCCCACCCCAAGGGGCTGGTCAAGTGTGggcaggtggggggaagggagactgCCCAGAGCACTGGCCTTCCAGAACCtccagaggagggagggcagagggacggggaggaggagaggatgaGGAATGTCAGGAATGCAGGGCCGCTGACCCAGCTCCTTCCtgctggtgggggcagggagcctcAGAGCCTCTTACGAGGCAACCCACCTTGTAAGCCGGAGAGAGAGATGGACAGTGTAAATGCTATTAAGGCTTAAAGGAGATAAAGCACGGAAATGGTTGGCACTGAACACAATCCTAAGTGTCTTACCCAAACAGTCACAGCAAAAATAGCTTCCTCTGTGCCGGGCACCATGCCAGGGGCTTCTTGGGCACTAAGTCAATTAATCCCTTCTGCTGGGCACTCCTATCCCATTCCCAGATGAGTATACTCACTCAGAGAGGTAGAGGAAGTTGTTTCAGATCACACAGGGCCAACGCTGTATGCTTTTGTGATGAGCTGGGTGGCAGGAGCCCCAGGCCTATGGGAGCACGAAGACCGGCCCAGGCACTGACAGCCGAGCAGGGGTAGGCCAGAAGATTCTCTGGCCTGGGGTCACAGGCTGTCCCACTTACACCCACTGCCTACAGGAAAGCCCCACACGCCCGCAGCCAAGATGTCCAGTAAACGGGCCAAGGCCAAGACCACCAAGAAGAGGCCACAGAGGGCCACATCCAACGTCTTTGCGATGTTTGACCAGTCCCAGATCCAGGAGTTTAAGGAGGCCTTCAACATGATTGACCAGAACCGAGATGGCTTCATTGACAAGGAGGACTTGCATGACATGCTGGCCTCGCTGGGTGAGCAGGGGCGGGGTGTGGGAGTCCAAGTGGGCCCAGCAAGGGCTGCAGCTGGAGCAGGCAGCGGGGCTGCTCATCCCTTACGGAACACTTCCTGTTTACTGACATGAGGCACCCACCCTGGAGAGTAGCTGCCATCACTTTCTCCATTTAgcaggtagggaaactgaggcacagagcagttcgCCACTGGACTTGAACCCAGACAGGCCCACTCCAGGGCAGGACTGCCTCAGGCAGATTTGTGGATTGGGCTGCCCAGTACCATTTCATTTAAAGAAAGGGATCAGCAACTACAAGAACGTTTGAACTGCATGGACTTTCCATTGtacaatggggaaactgaggccttagAAGGGAGGCCAGGGTATCTGCCCCCCTCCTTTAGAGGTCACCTGTGTCAGGCTCCGAGAGGCTGACTCCAGTGATTTCCCCAGAATCAGAATCAGAGCTGAAAGGTCTCAGGAATCTAGTGCATCTCACCATTgctcagatggggaaactgaggcccagaggccaGGCCTCCAGACGCCAGCCCGCAGCCTGTGGCTCTGCTTCCACATCCCTCCCTATGTGCTAGCCACAGACAACCACCCTCAACCCAAATTCCTGGTGCCCCCTTCATCCAGGGGATGGCATCTGGGCCAGAcactggctgggggagggggaggtctcTGGCAGTAGAGGCTGCAGCCTATGGCCAGATAGGCCTGAGTCAGTCCCTGGCACTGCCCCTCACGGCTGGGCAGTCCCGCCCTGTGCCTGTCTCCCCTCCTGTGCAATGGTGACCGTGGCCCTTGTGTGCACCCCCAGGGTGTCTGGTGGGAGCAGCAAGCAATGTAGAGGGAGCTGGAGGGCCGACATCACACGCTGCCCCCACCCTCGGCACCACACCTCTCCCGGCTTCAGGCCAGACTCACCTGAAGGCTCCCTCCCTGAGGAGGTCACCGGCAGGAAGGAGGACTGAGGCCTGGCGAGGGGAGGAGCTGTGAGTCCCCATGTCACAGCTCTTCGGGCCTCAGCCATCCCATGGGGACACGGCAGAGTGTGTGAGGCTCAGAGGAGACAGGGACACGAAGACTCCTTCCCATTTATGAGGCAGCGCCTGCACCCAGGGCCCTCAACCCCAGAGACGTGATGACAGTCCTGGGCATCTACCCAGAAAAATCCTCACTCCTGTTTGTAGCTCGTGTCAGTGAGTCCACAGATCAGTCGTGGCCTCTGGTTAAGAACATCAtcctctgggaattccctggtggtccagtggttaggactccacaattccactgcagggggcatgggttggatccctggtcggggaactcagatcctgcatgccgcactgGCAtgcccaaaaacaaaaaaaaaggaacatcatCCTCAGGTTAAAAAACAAGAGcagcaaataataaaataataacaagcaGCAGCTCTGCAGGTATTATCTTAAATCTCAAAGCAATCCTATTAGGTAGGTGTGATTATCATTcccactttataaatgaggaaacagctAGGAAACAGCTAGGAAACAGCTGAGCCTCACACACTCTGCCGTGTCCCCATGGGATGGCTGAGGCCCGAAGAGCTGTGACATGGGGACTCACAGCTCCTCCCCTCGCCAGGCCTCAGTCCTCCTTCCTGCCCGTGACCTCCTCAGGGAGGGAGCCTTCAGGTGAGTCTGGCCTGAAGCCGGGAGAGGTGTGGTGCCGAGGGTGGGGGCAGTGTGTGATGTCAGCCCTCCGGCTCCCTCTACATTGCTTGCTGCTCCCACCAGACACCCTGGGGGTGCactgactcagagaggttaagtaatctgcccaaggtcacacagctactaagtggtagagttgggatttgaaccagcAGTTGATTCAAATCCATAGGGCCAATGCCAATCATTGTTCTGCCCATTTT from Balaenoptera acutorostrata chromosome 15, mBalAcu1.1, whole genome shotgun sequence encodes the following:
- the MYL9 gene encoding myosin regulatory light polypeptide 9 isoform X2, which translates into the protein MSSKRAKAKTTKKRPQRATSNVFAMFDQSQIQEFKEAFNMIDQNRDGFIDKEDLHDMLASLGFIHEDHLRELLTTMGDRFTDEEVDEMYREAPIDKKGNFNYVEFTRILKHGAKDKDD